From Pseudomonadota bacterium, the proteins below share one genomic window:
- a CDS encoding SPFH domain-containing protein — MKNRIIAGVVVFLGLIVLYASLYTVREGEQAVIVRFGQVIGQPVDAPGLHVKVPFVDDPRKFEKRWLGWDGEPTQVTTADKRFIAIDIFARWRIAEP, encoded by the coding sequence ATGAAGAACAGGATCATCGCCGGAGTCGTCGTCTTCCTGGGGCTGATCGTGCTCTACGCGTCGCTGTACACGGTCCGGGAGGGCGAGCAGGCCGTCATCGTGCGGTTCGGCCAGGTGATAGGCCAGCCGGTCGACGCGCCGGGCCTGCACGTCAAGGTGCCGTTCGTCGACGATCCGCGGAAGTTCGAGAAGCGGTGGCTCGGCTGGGACGGCGAGCCGACCCAGGTCACGACCGCGGACAAGCGGTTCATCGCCATCGACATCTTCGCGCGGTGGCGCATCGCGGAGCCAGA